The following proteins are co-located in the Heteronotia binoei isolate CCM8104 ecotype False Entrance Well chromosome 8, APGP_CSIRO_Hbin_v1, whole genome shotgun sequence genome:
- the ASCL4 gene encoding achaete-scute homolog 4, with protein MGSGKDDGLLNRISFPGPASLGSSHANPHGVPLREPFGVPIHFDPTYWDHQAYSGYSGRFSYLPFSGYVGVYDYSFEPAFIRKRNERERQRVRCVNEGYARLRDHLPKELADKRLSKVETLKAAINYIKHLQSLLDCDPLGTTKTAHPAAEASVAPGLGLEKECNSDGESKTSLASSPYSELEEVCS; from the coding sequence ATGGGAAGTGGTAAAGATGATGGGCTACTGAACAGGATTTCATTCCCAGGACCAGCATCCCTTGGGAGCAGCCATGCAAATCCTCATGGGGTACCACTCAGAGAACCTTTTGGTGTTCCTATCCACTTTGATCCAACATATTGGGACCACCAAGCCTACAGTGGATACTCTGGAAGGTTTTCCTACTTACCCTTTTCTGGATACGTCGGAGTCTATGACTATTCTTTTGAGCCTGCTTTTATCCGCAAGAGGAATGAGAGGGAGAGACAACGGGTTCGTTGTGTGAACGAGGGCTACGCTCGCCTGCGAGACCATCTTCCCAAGGAGCTTGCTGACAAGCGTCTCAGCAAAGTAGAGACTCTGAAAGCGGCCATAAACTACATCAAGCACCTTCAAAGTTTGTTAGACTGTGATCCTCTAGGGACTACTAAGACAGCCCATCCAGCTGCAGAGGCCTCAGTTGCTCCTGGTCTTGGTTTGGAAAAGGAATGCAACAGTGATGGAGAATCTAAAACTTCATTAGCTTCATCCCCATACAGTGAGCTTGAGGAGGTTTGCAGCTAG